The proteins below come from a single Bactrocera dorsalis isolate Fly_Bdor chromosome 5, ASM2337382v1, whole genome shotgun sequence genomic window:
- the LOC115065982 gene encoding uncharacterized protein LOC115065982 → MKFLVLFFVALACAHAVNLPYIISRPNDSSEEEYRVIVPIKGETDVDSVKVKVPRLLTPDVKQQIIKQTLAARGYGSILASTTAAPL, encoded by the exons ATGAAATTCCTCGTGCTCTTCTTTGTCG CACTCGCTTGCGCACACGCCGTGAACTTGCCATACATCATCTCCCGTCCAAATGATTCCAGCGAGGAGGAATATCGCGTCATTGTGCCGATCAAGGGCGAAACCGACGTAGATTCGGTGAAAGTGAAAGTGCCACGTTTGCTCACGCCTGATGTCAAGCAACAAATTATCAAACAAACTTTAGCTGCACGCGGTTATGGTTCAATTTTGGCCAGCACTACTGCAGCTCCGTTATGA